The proteins below are encoded in one region of Festucalex cinctus isolate MCC-2025b chromosome 2, RoL_Fcin_1.0, whole genome shotgun sequence:
- the LOC144013721 gene encoding uncharacterized protein LOC144013721, with protein sequence MFPSVRLHLVSALARLRVDSRISVANALVGRHQHRNFTSQPGVKVLYDGLCPICVTEIRFLQFLQRNQPKKVDFVDISLPGYDRANCKGVSFEAAMEEMHVIDENDKVHRGVPAFAVMYSAVGLGWLGRFMMWPSVRPLMDKSYAIFARNRLKWTGRGEECSTGRCKKKTQ encoded by the exons ATGTTTCCCAGCGTGAGACTACACCTCGTGTCGGCTTTAGCCAGACTACGTGTGGATTCCAGGATAAGCGTGGCAAACGCACTAGTCGGCAGACATCAGCATCGAAACTTTACTTCTCAGCCTGGTGTCAAG GTCCTGTATGATGGACTTTGTCCCATATGCGTGACGGAGATTCGATTCCTTCAGTTTCTGCAGCGAAACCAGCCCAAAAAAGTGGACTTTGTCGatatctcacttcctggttACGACCGAGCCAATTGCAAAGGAGTCAGCTTTGAGGCGGCCATGGAGGAAATGCATGTGATTGATGAGAATGATAAG GTTCACCGGGGAGTTCCAGCATTCGCAGTCATGTACAGCGCCGTGGGCCTGGGTTGGTTGGGCCGCTTTATGATGTGGCCGTCAGTAAGGCCATTGATGGACAAGTCCTATGCTATCTTTGCCCGCAATCGCTTAAAGTGGACCGGGCGTGGGGAGGAGTGCTCCACAGGACGTTGCAAAAAGAAAACGCAATGA